A DNA window from Argiope bruennichi chromosome X2, qqArgBrue1.1, whole genome shotgun sequence contains the following coding sequences:
- the LOC129960090 gene encoding chaoptin-like isoform X1 → MLDLQRFAGCSWGQVWIVIIATICAVLHQSSSATTTEEIDNGTENSSYLSEEGCPRWEKSPWCPCYQLEDGLFLECPNTGLEEIRATLALISAPIKSLSIYHLDPNVTVLPNGIFENVTVYHLQISHTEIETIQEHAFSGLEFTLDSLSLVNSKLKEIPQGSLNKLVTLRTLDFDSNLIESVESYALYGLLITSLNLQNNQIALLTEYAFGGLENTLEELILINNKLKQFPLNALRRLRNLKTLRLVWNEIEDIPDDGFTRFTSLQRVDLSSNKIKMLDERSFVTMPRLTSLSLYMNRLTTLNDTVFVYLRELESLDVSHNSLTSLAGRAFSHVKKLRTIDLSFNHLHSISSGAFHNLTHLREIFLTNNIIKKITNDTFFNTSQISVLFIPNNAITHIECGTFYHLHHLYQLQLSFNQLRDIHRSMFKNNRELRSLSLDNNLITELQPGTFQELVELRDLRLQNNLLKTIKKGVFYSLPNIQELHLQFNRIEVIEAEALQSLANLQHLNIQGNKMLEVDDILSRYPSSLRSLQLTHNEIVTMNANSLLGQNNLEILWLNFNKIKRLHPEIFRDLVEVQKLYLDHNSISVIEGGTFSGLRQMLYLNLEHNNLNHLNVDMFHGADQLEELYLSHNKIMDIEPQTFQTLKNLKILHMAHNQIYVIRKYMFEGNLPLRELVLSNTMAEEVEAGSFLELSSLETLDMSDNKLSNVRVDFLFLPSLKHLYLSRNNLSGTNENLFYGLSGLVTLDVEDTGLSPISNRIFEQMNELRILRLVGNGVKTLEAGHFSSLAFLKELYLDDNDIEVVPTDAIEKLVNLEVFSVSKNMISIIQDAAFKSNKNMKKLVLSSNNIVTIEPDAFQHLAKLKELDLSNNTLKSFSSGVFDPLKNLDKLIIDGNTFSYLPNTLLNSPLKNLRILSVNRNPMVRIRQDLSTTGSFKSLETLRINRANITIIASHDFLGFRNIAHLSLRHNKIVKISPGAFKPLTKLTVLDIGYNNIDILPEERLYGLKKLKTLNLTCNRIIELPVFSEDVEQLEILDVSGNQLHKVEGVTFRHLYNLKTLWMQNNQITWIQSGAFVDLGSLLELNLENNKLTQINGNILMPIEVRVSKLLLAGNPFFCDCRLLSFWEWVQEHTSLIQDAENESKTLTCIMPDKLKDHAILSLHPVDICPAPFIADLEVIHLDHESLIIKWNVQNGTLIDDFLVTYHLTSSRESGLISSEPLPATQRRFQLETLKPETWYTVCVTAAGKYLRTLGKPIPYVTMEGKSQPAVPDNGNHKCLQIKTLAKLQKTKMSLSTLGIILGSSISAALVLTLSVLLTAIKFRRRRRRRPVKNDVPQEYISYRHFSLQSSEGNWNVRNASTSPSSRAESSKSRIARNDAFS, encoded by the exons ATGTTAGATCTTCAACGATTTGCTGGCTGCTCGTGGGGTCAGGTATGGATTGTCATAATCGCCACCATCTGCGCTGTTTTACACCAGAGCAGCAGTGCTACAACTACAGAAGAAATAGACAACGGAACGGAAAATTCCTCTTATTTGTCGGAGGAGGGTTGCCCAAGATGGGAAAAGAGTCCTTGGTGTCCTTGCTATCAGCTGGAAGACGGGCTGTTCTTAGAGTGTCCCAACACAGGATTAGAAGAAATACGAGCGACTCTGGCTCTCATCAGTGCTCCAATAAAATCATTAAGTATCTACCATTTGGATCCAAATGTTACAGTCTTGCCGAAcggaatatttgaaaatgtaacaGTATACCATCTTCAAATTTCACACACGGAAATAGAAACAATACAAGAACACGCCTTTTCAGGCCTTGAATTTACCCTTGACAGTTTATCACTGGTGAACAGTAAGCTAAAAGAGATTCCACAAGGATCACTTAACAAGCTGGTAACCTTACGGACACTGGACTTTGATTCCAACCTCATAGAATCAGTGGAGAGTTATGCCCTATATGGACTTCTCATAACaagtttaaatttgcaaaataaccAAATTGCTCTTCTAACAGAATATGCATTTGGTGGATTAGAAAATACTCTGGAGGAGTTAATTCTCATAAATAACAAACTTAAACAGTTCCCATTGAATGCTTTAAGGCGTTTACGAAACCTCAAGACATTGCGTTTGGTTTGGAACGAGATAGAAGACATTCCAGATGACGGATTCACTCGATTTACAAGTCTTCAAAGAGTAGATCTGAGTTCAAACAAGATAAAAATGTTGGATGAAAGAAGTTTTGTTACTATGCCACGACTGACATCGCTGTCGTTGTATATGAATCGTCTGACAACTTTAAATGATACAGTGTTTGTATACTTAAGAGAATTGGAATCGCTCGATGTTAGTCACAACAGCTTGACTTCGTTAGCTGGCAGAGCCTTCAGTCACGTGAAAAAACTCCGCACAATTGACTTAAGTTTTAACCACTTGCATTCCATAAGCTCTGGAGCTTTCCACAACCTCACTCATCTCCGAGAGATCTTTCTAACtaacaatatcattaaaaagataacgAATGACACATTTTTTAACACTTCTCAGATCTCAGTACTTTTCATACCAAATAATGCCATAACTCACATAGAATGCGGGACATTCTATCATTTGCACCATTTATATCAGCTCCAGCTTTCATTTAACCAATTACGAGATATCCATCGTTCGATGTTCAAAAATAACCGTGAACTACGTTCGTTGTCTTTAGATAACAATCTAATAACCGAGCTTCAGCCCGGAACATTTCAAGAACTTGTGGAATTAAGAGATCTCCGActacaaaataatcttttgaagaCAATTAAAAAAGGAGTGTTTTATTCACTCCCAAACATTCAGGAGCTTCATTTGCAG TTCAATCGGATTGAAGTAATTGAGGCGGAAGCTTTGCAGTCCCTAGCTAACCTCCAACACTTAAACATACAGGGGAACAAGATGTTAGAAGTCGATGACATCCTAAGCCGCTACCCGTCCAGTTTACGCTCCCTTCAATTAACGCACAATGAAATTGTGACCATGAACGCCAACAGTCTCCTAGGACAAAATAATCTCGAAATCCTATGGCTCAATTTTAACAAGATTAAAAGATTACATCCTGAAATTTTCCGGGATCTGGTAGAAGTGCAGAAATTGTATCTAGATCATAATTCCATATCAGTAATCGAAGGAGGAACATTTTCTGGATTAAGGCAAATGCTgtatttaaatttagaacatAACAATTTAAATCACTTGAATGTGGATATGTTTCATGGAGCCGATCAGTTGGAAGAATTGTATCTCTCTCATAACAAGATAATGGATATTGAGCCTCAAACCTTTCAaacactgaaaaatttaaaaattcttcatatggCCCACAATCAAATTTATGTCATTCGGAAATATATGTTTGAAGGTAATTTGCCCCTAAGAGAATTGGTTCTTTCTAACACAATGGCTGAAGAAGTTGAAGCAGGCTCTTTCCTGGAGTTATCTTCTCTAGAAACTCTTGATATGAGtgataataaattaagtaatgtCCGAGTGGATTTTCTTTTCCTTCCTTCCTTGAAACATTTATATCTCTCACGGAACAACCTGTCAGGTACTAATGAGAATCTGTTCTACGGATTATCTGGTTTAGTTACCCTAGATGTCGAAGATACTGGCTTGAGCCCCATTAGTAACCGCATATTTGAGcaaatgaatgaattaagaaTATTGCGCCTAGTTGGAAATGGAGTGAAAACTTTAGAAGCTGGTCATTTTTCTAGTCTTGCATTTCTAAAAGAGCTGTACTTGGATGACAATGATATTGAAGTTGTGCCAACGGATGCGATAGAGAAACTAGTGAACCTGGAAGTATTTTCCGTTTCAAAGAATATGATTTCCATCATCCAAGATGCAGCCTTCAAAAGCAACAAGAATATGAAAAAACTAGTACTCAGTAGCAACAATATTGTCACTATTGAACCGGATGCTTTTCAACATCTGGCGAAACTGAAGGAATTGGACTTATCAAATAATACCCTGAAATCTTTCTCTTCTGGTGTATTCGATCCTCTCAAAAATTTGGATAAGCTCATAATAGATGGAAATACATTTTCCTATCTTCCTAATACACTCCTAAACTCTccattgaaaaatttaagaattttatccgTGAACAGAAATCCAATGGTAAGAATACGGCAAGATTTAAGCACCACTGGGAGCTTCAAATCACTTGAAACTCTCCGCATCAACAGAGCTAATATCACAATTATAGCCTCTCACGATTTTCTTGGATTTAGAAACATAGCCCATCTCTCTCTTCGGCACAACAAAATAGTCAAGATCTCTCCTGGAGCATTTAAACCCCTCACTAAATTAACCGTCTTGGACATTGGatacaataatattgatattctaCCGGAAGAAAGACTGTATGGTTtgaaaaaacttaaaactttgaACCTGACCTGCAACAGAATAATAGAGCTACCAGTTTTCAGCGAAGATGTTGAACAGTTGGAAATTTTGGATGTTTCCGGAAACCAATTGCATAAAGTTGAAGGTGTTACATTCCGCCATCTATATAATCTGAAAACTTTATGGATGCAAAACAATCAGATAACTTGGATTCAGTCCGGTGCATTTGTTGACCTTGGCTCTTTGTTAGAGCTCAATTTGGAGAATAACAAATTGAcacaaataaatggaaatattttgatgccCATAGAAGTCAGGGTATCGAAACTATTATTAGCTG gaAATCCATTCTTTTGTGACTGCAGATTGCTAAGCTTCTGGGAATGGGTGCAGGAGCATACCAGTCTGATTCAAGATGCGGAAAACGAAAGTAAAACTCTCACATGCATTATGCCAGATAAATTGAAAGATCACGCAATCCTGAGTCTGCATCCGGTGGACATATGCCCTGCGCCTTTCATAGCCGATCTTGAAGTCATCCACCTTGACCATGAATCTTTGATCATCAAATGGAACGTACAAAACGGAACACTCATTGATGATTTTCTAGTAACATATCATCTCACTTCATCCCGAGAAAGTGGCTTGATATCCAGTGAACCGCTTCCTGCTACCCAACGCCGCTTCCAATTGGAAACACTCAAACCAGAAACTTGGTACACAGTCTGTGTGACAGCAGCTGGTAAATACCTAAGAACCTTAGGAAAGCCCATACCGTATGTTACAATGGAAGGCAAATCTCAACCTGCAGTACCGGACAATGGAAATCATAAGTGCCTGCAAATTAAAACATTAGCTAAATTACAAAAGACTAAGATGTCTTTGTCTACTCTGGGTATCATACTTGGTAGCAGCATCAGCGCTGCACTTGTGCTAACCCTATCGGTACTACTGACGGCCATTAAATTCCGCAGGCGTCGACGGAGGAGACCTGTTAAGAATGATGTGCCCCAAGAATACATCTCTTACAGACATTTCTCCCTCCAGTCTTCAGAAGGTAATTGGAACGTAAGAAACGCTTCCACTTCGCCGAGCTCAAGAGCGGAGAGCTCAAAAAGTCGAATTGCGCGAAATGATGCATTTTCTTGA
- the LOC129960090 gene encoding chaoptin-like isoform X2, which yields MLDLQRFAGCSWGQVWIVIIATICAVLHQSSSATTTEEIDNGTENSSYLSEEGCPRWEKSPWCPCYQLEDGLFLECPNTGLEEIRATLALISAPIKSLSIYHLDPNVTVLPNGIFENVTVYHLQISHTEIETIQEHAFSGLEFTLDSLSLVNSKLKEIPQGSLNKLVTLRTLDFDSNLIESVESYALYGLLITSLNLQNNQIALLTEYAFGGLENTLEELILINNKLKQFPLNALRRLRNLKTLRLVWNEIEDIPDDGFTRFTSLQRVDLSSNKIKMLDERSFVTMPRLTSLSLYMNRLTTLNDTVFVYLRELESLDVSHNSLTSLAGRAFSHVKKLRTIDLSFNHLHSISSGAFHNLTHLREIFLTNNIIKKITNDTFFNTSQISVLFIPNNAITHIECGTFYHLHHLYQLQLSFNQLRDIHRSMFKNNRELRSLSLDNNLITELQPGTFQELVELRDLRLQNNLLKTIKKGVFYSLPNIQELHLQFNRIEVIEAEALQSLANLQHLNIQGNKMLEVDDILSRYPSSLRSLQLTHNEIVTMNANSLLGQNNLEILWLNFNKIKRLHPEIFRDLVEVQKLYLDHNSISVIEGGTFSGLRQMLYLNLEHNNLNHLNVDMFHGADQLEELYLSHNKIMDIEPQTFQTLKNLKILHMAHNQIYVIRKYMFEGNLPLRELVLSNTMAEEVEAGSFLELSSLETLDMSDNKLSNVRVDFLFLPSLKHLYLSRNNLSGTNENLFYGLSGLVTLDVEDTGLSPISNRIFEQMNELRILRLVGNGVKTLEAGHFSSLAFLKELYLDDNDIEVVPTDAIEKLVNLEVFSVSKNMISIIQDAAFKSNKNMKKLVLSSNNIVTIEPDAFQHLAKLKELDLSNNTLKSFSSGVFDPLKNLDKLIIDGNTFSYLPNTLLNSPLKNLRILSVNRNPMVRIRQDLSTTGSFKSLETLRINRANITIIASHDFLGFRNIAHLSLRHNKIVKISPGAFKPLTKLTVLDIGYNNIDILPEERLYGLKKLKTLNLTCNRIIELPVFSEDVEQLEILDVSGNQLHKVEGVTFRHLYNLKTLWMQNNQITWIQSGAFVDLGSLLELNLENNKLTQINGNILMPIEVRVSKLLLAGNPFFCDCRLLSFWEWVQEHTSLIQDAENESKTLTCIMPDKLKDHAILSLHPVDICPAPFIADLEVIHLDHESLIIKWNVQNGTLIDDFLVTYHLTSSRESGLISSEPLPATQRRFQLETLKPETWYTVCVTAAGKYLRTLGKPIPYVTMEGKSQPAVPDNGNHKCLQIKTLAKLQKTKMSLSTLGIILGSSISAALVLTLSVLLTAIKFRRRRRRRPVKNDVPQEYISYRHFSLQSSEEPPRIINHCLEHSS from the exons ATGTTAGATCTTCAACGATTTGCTGGCTGCTCGTGGGGTCAGGTATGGATTGTCATAATCGCCACCATCTGCGCTGTTTTACACCAGAGCAGCAGTGCTACAACTACAGAAGAAATAGACAACGGAACGGAAAATTCCTCTTATTTGTCGGAGGAGGGTTGCCCAAGATGGGAAAAGAGTCCTTGGTGTCCTTGCTATCAGCTGGAAGACGGGCTGTTCTTAGAGTGTCCCAACACAGGATTAGAAGAAATACGAGCGACTCTGGCTCTCATCAGTGCTCCAATAAAATCATTAAGTATCTACCATTTGGATCCAAATGTTACAGTCTTGCCGAAcggaatatttgaaaatgtaacaGTATACCATCTTCAAATTTCACACACGGAAATAGAAACAATACAAGAACACGCCTTTTCAGGCCTTGAATTTACCCTTGACAGTTTATCACTGGTGAACAGTAAGCTAAAAGAGATTCCACAAGGATCACTTAACAAGCTGGTAACCTTACGGACACTGGACTTTGATTCCAACCTCATAGAATCAGTGGAGAGTTATGCCCTATATGGACTTCTCATAACaagtttaaatttgcaaaataaccAAATTGCTCTTCTAACAGAATATGCATTTGGTGGATTAGAAAATACTCTGGAGGAGTTAATTCTCATAAATAACAAACTTAAACAGTTCCCATTGAATGCTTTAAGGCGTTTACGAAACCTCAAGACATTGCGTTTGGTTTGGAACGAGATAGAAGACATTCCAGATGACGGATTCACTCGATTTACAAGTCTTCAAAGAGTAGATCTGAGTTCAAACAAGATAAAAATGTTGGATGAAAGAAGTTTTGTTACTATGCCACGACTGACATCGCTGTCGTTGTATATGAATCGTCTGACAACTTTAAATGATACAGTGTTTGTATACTTAAGAGAATTGGAATCGCTCGATGTTAGTCACAACAGCTTGACTTCGTTAGCTGGCAGAGCCTTCAGTCACGTGAAAAAACTCCGCACAATTGACTTAAGTTTTAACCACTTGCATTCCATAAGCTCTGGAGCTTTCCACAACCTCACTCATCTCCGAGAGATCTTTCTAACtaacaatatcattaaaaagataacgAATGACACATTTTTTAACACTTCTCAGATCTCAGTACTTTTCATACCAAATAATGCCATAACTCACATAGAATGCGGGACATTCTATCATTTGCACCATTTATATCAGCTCCAGCTTTCATTTAACCAATTACGAGATATCCATCGTTCGATGTTCAAAAATAACCGTGAACTACGTTCGTTGTCTTTAGATAACAATCTAATAACCGAGCTTCAGCCCGGAACATTTCAAGAACTTGTGGAATTAAGAGATCTCCGActacaaaataatcttttgaagaCAATTAAAAAAGGAGTGTTTTATTCACTCCCAAACATTCAGGAGCTTCATTTGCAG TTCAATCGGATTGAAGTAATTGAGGCGGAAGCTTTGCAGTCCCTAGCTAACCTCCAACACTTAAACATACAGGGGAACAAGATGTTAGAAGTCGATGACATCCTAAGCCGCTACCCGTCCAGTTTACGCTCCCTTCAATTAACGCACAATGAAATTGTGACCATGAACGCCAACAGTCTCCTAGGACAAAATAATCTCGAAATCCTATGGCTCAATTTTAACAAGATTAAAAGATTACATCCTGAAATTTTCCGGGATCTGGTAGAAGTGCAGAAATTGTATCTAGATCATAATTCCATATCAGTAATCGAAGGAGGAACATTTTCTGGATTAAGGCAAATGCTgtatttaaatttagaacatAACAATTTAAATCACTTGAATGTGGATATGTTTCATGGAGCCGATCAGTTGGAAGAATTGTATCTCTCTCATAACAAGATAATGGATATTGAGCCTCAAACCTTTCAaacactgaaaaatttaaaaattcttcatatggCCCACAATCAAATTTATGTCATTCGGAAATATATGTTTGAAGGTAATTTGCCCCTAAGAGAATTGGTTCTTTCTAACACAATGGCTGAAGAAGTTGAAGCAGGCTCTTTCCTGGAGTTATCTTCTCTAGAAACTCTTGATATGAGtgataataaattaagtaatgtCCGAGTGGATTTTCTTTTCCTTCCTTCCTTGAAACATTTATATCTCTCACGGAACAACCTGTCAGGTACTAATGAGAATCTGTTCTACGGATTATCTGGTTTAGTTACCCTAGATGTCGAAGATACTGGCTTGAGCCCCATTAGTAACCGCATATTTGAGcaaatgaatgaattaagaaTATTGCGCCTAGTTGGAAATGGAGTGAAAACTTTAGAAGCTGGTCATTTTTCTAGTCTTGCATTTCTAAAAGAGCTGTACTTGGATGACAATGATATTGAAGTTGTGCCAACGGATGCGATAGAGAAACTAGTGAACCTGGAAGTATTTTCCGTTTCAAAGAATATGATTTCCATCATCCAAGATGCAGCCTTCAAAAGCAACAAGAATATGAAAAAACTAGTACTCAGTAGCAACAATATTGTCACTATTGAACCGGATGCTTTTCAACATCTGGCGAAACTGAAGGAATTGGACTTATCAAATAATACCCTGAAATCTTTCTCTTCTGGTGTATTCGATCCTCTCAAAAATTTGGATAAGCTCATAATAGATGGAAATACATTTTCCTATCTTCCTAATACACTCCTAAACTCTccattgaaaaatttaagaattttatccgTGAACAGAAATCCAATGGTAAGAATACGGCAAGATTTAAGCACCACTGGGAGCTTCAAATCACTTGAAACTCTCCGCATCAACAGAGCTAATATCACAATTATAGCCTCTCACGATTTTCTTGGATTTAGAAACATAGCCCATCTCTCTCTTCGGCACAACAAAATAGTCAAGATCTCTCCTGGAGCATTTAAACCCCTCACTAAATTAACCGTCTTGGACATTGGatacaataatattgatattctaCCGGAAGAAAGACTGTATGGTTtgaaaaaacttaaaactttgaACCTGACCTGCAACAGAATAATAGAGCTACCAGTTTTCAGCGAAGATGTTGAACAGTTGGAAATTTTGGATGTTTCCGGAAACCAATTGCATAAAGTTGAAGGTGTTACATTCCGCCATCTATATAATCTGAAAACTTTATGGATGCAAAACAATCAGATAACTTGGATTCAGTCCGGTGCATTTGTTGACCTTGGCTCTTTGTTAGAGCTCAATTTGGAGAATAACAAATTGAcacaaataaatggaaatattttgatgccCATAGAAGTCAGGGTATCGAAACTATTATTAGCTG gaAATCCATTCTTTTGTGACTGCAGATTGCTAAGCTTCTGGGAATGGGTGCAGGAGCATACCAGTCTGATTCAAGATGCGGAAAACGAAAGTAAAACTCTCACATGCATTATGCCAGATAAATTGAAAGATCACGCAATCCTGAGTCTGCATCCGGTGGACATATGCCCTGCGCCTTTCATAGCCGATCTTGAAGTCATCCACCTTGACCATGAATCTTTGATCATCAAATGGAACGTACAAAACGGAACACTCATTGATGATTTTCTAGTAACATATCATCTCACTTCATCCCGAGAAAGTGGCTTGATATCCAGTGAACCGCTTCCTGCTACCCAACGCCGCTTCCAATTGGAAACACTCAAACCAGAAACTTGGTACACAGTCTGTGTGACAGCAGCTGGTAAATACCTAAGAACCTTAGGAAAGCCCATACCGTATGTTACAATGGAAGGCAAATCTCAACCTGCAGTACCGGACAATGGAAATCATAAGTGCCTGCAAATTAAAACATTAGCTAAATTACAAAAGACTAAGATGTCTTTGTCTACTCTGGGTATCATACTTGGTAGCAGCATCAGCGCTGCACTTGTGCTAACCCTATCGGTACTACTGACGGCCATTAAATTCCGCAGGCGTCGACGGAGGAGACCTGTTAAGAATGATGTGCCCCAAGAATACATCTCTTACAGACATTTCTCCCTCCAGTCTTCAGAAG aaCCCCCAAGAATTATTAACCACTGTTTGGAGCATTCTTCATGA